The proteins below come from a single Gimesia alba genomic window:
- a CDS encoding DUF1549 domain-containing protein has translation MSFDKFRTFAFYASVFCAFSCSNLFAANPPAAKTKVSFYQQVRPILQAQCAGCHHPRNPEGSYVVTEFSHLLKGGESETKAIIPGQPDKSYLVELITPDGNEAEMPKAKAPLSQDQITLIRTWIQQGAINDSPQKVEYRFNKENPPTYSAPPVITSLTYSPDGKLLAVAGFHEVLLHAAEGNKLVGRLIGKSQRIESVQFSPDGKYLAVTGGTPAERGEIQIWDVAKQTLKKSIPLTYDTLYGASWSPDGKLLAFGCADNTVRAIEVETGKEVFYQNAHYDWVLDTIFSTDGSHIISVSRDRTTKLAELKTQRFIDNITSITPKALTGGLAAIDRHPTQDTILVGGADGVPKLYQVFRQSKRVIGDDANLVRSFPALKGRIFGVDIHPQGKQLVAVSSLNHTGELKVFSFDIGKKIPDDLVNILNKRVASRSAEEKKLIAESRTKSVKLVSEVKIPETGLYTVCYHPQGDVIATAGQDGQVRLYESQTGKLKKAFVPVPLQTDQPELAGKKGAAPQSKLVLVDVNQQKLPKEEFSNSDPLVKLEIQPAAATIAQKYDTVQFLVTGHTKSGAKTDLTRLAKVVLNKQDRIHVSPTGLVRALQPGTTDVTFSLHGVKATAKITVAEFPADYSPDYWRDVAPAFTKMGCNSGLCHGANKGKDGFKLSLRGTDDLFDLRAFTDDLKSRRVNLASPEQSLILLKAIAEVPHKGGQVALAGDAHYQIVSSWIKDGTPLKKDAPRVASIKVTPENPIVPHAGLLQQFRVLATYDNGEVRDVTSDSFIDCSNIEIAKMYHGGIAEVLRRGEAPLLARYQGKYAATTITVMGDRSEFAWKQLPVHNYIDELVDQKLKKTKTLPSDLCTDAEFIRRVYIDLTGLPPTIDDVKAFLADKRESKLKRNELIDRLLGSKEFVEHWTNKWADLLQVNRKYLGTEGAKLFRDWIRKSVAENVPYDQFAYQILSASGSNKEVPAASYFKIHRTPEDTMENTTHLFLSIRFNCNKCHDHPFEKWTQDQYYETSAFFAQFDLKNAPESKGRTIGGTAVEGRKPLFEVVFDKKEGEMIHERTGAKAPPKFPYPADFKAEKKDLSRRETLARWITSRDNQYFAKAYANRVWGYLTGTGLIEPIDDIRAGNPPSNPELLERLTADFLSHDFDIRHLMRVICQSRTYQLSIESNKWNEDDTINYSHAKARRLPAEVLYDSLCRVTGSLSNIPGVPAGTRAAELPDVGFKLKSDFLAKFGRAQRESPCECERSSGVQLGPVMALISGPTVGNAISDPNNALNKLVQEEKDDVALIDSIFLRVLNRPATAEEKQAGVKLIQQQIQSEHQALTKRLAAYEKSLPANIIQQENQRVKNIQDAQQAVATFQQAIAPREAWLNNEQKERTAKLQKALTEYQKSLQGKIEAWEKAEATGTKWVPLKPETMSATNKANLELQKDLSILAKGPNGKGDYQIVAHTNLKGISAVRLDVLTDDSLPRKGPGRSGDGNFVLNEFEVYAAPKSKPDQKTKLTLFNAQADFSQNTYDVKTAIDGQVKPQGNGWAVAPQTGKSHKASFDIQSQVAADAEGTILTFVLKQQFSSNTHSIGRFRLSVSNGTGPTTLDNHPQDILAILKKKSDQRNAAEKKKLLEYFSKADSQLQAKLKAVAESKKPRPTDPKLVELRNHLVAMQAIRPVDRKLTRLRNDVQLSAEQVKQNRLVAAQDLTWALINSPAFLFNH, from the coding sequence ATGTCCTTCGACAAGTTCCGTACATTTGCTTTCTACGCGTCTGTTTTCTGCGCTTTCTCCTGCTCTAATCTGTTTGCTGCGAATCCACCTGCGGCGAAAACGAAAGTCAGTTTTTATCAGCAGGTTCGTCCCATACTTCAGGCCCAGTGTGCCGGCTGCCATCATCCGCGGAATCCGGAAGGGAGCTATGTCGTCACAGAGTTTTCGCACTTACTCAAAGGGGGCGAAAGTGAAACGAAGGCCATCATTCCCGGTCAGCCAGACAAGAGTTATCTGGTCGAGCTGATCACGCCTGACGGTAACGAAGCAGAAATGCCGAAAGCGAAAGCGCCGCTCTCACAAGATCAAATCACTTTGATTCGAACCTGGATTCAACAGGGAGCGATTAATGATTCTCCCCAGAAAGTCGAATATCGCTTTAACAAAGAGAACCCACCGACCTACTCTGCCCCGCCGGTAATTACTTCGTTGACGTATTCTCCCGATGGAAAATTACTGGCAGTGGCCGGCTTCCATGAAGTGTTGCTGCACGCCGCCGAGGGCAACAAGCTGGTAGGACGCTTGATTGGAAAATCGCAGCGGATTGAATCGGTTCAGTTTTCACCAGATGGGAAATATCTGGCGGTGACCGGCGGAACACCGGCTGAGCGTGGCGAGATCCAGATCTGGGATGTGGCCAAACAGACCTTGAAGAAATCCATTCCTCTGACTTACGACACCCTGTACGGGGCCAGTTGGTCACCTGATGGGAAACTGCTGGCCTTTGGTTGTGCTGACAATACCGTCCGCGCGATTGAAGTCGAAACCGGCAAAGAAGTCTTTTATCAGAACGCACACTATGACTGGGTGCTGGATACGATCTTCTCCACCGATGGGAGCCATATTATCTCAGTCAGCCGTGACCGGACTACGAAACTGGCCGAGCTGAAAACGCAGCGATTCATTGACAATATTACATCGATCACCCCGAAAGCATTAACTGGAGGACTGGCGGCGATCGATCGGCATCCGACGCAAGACACGATTCTGGTTGGCGGGGCCGATGGTGTGCCGAAACTCTATCAGGTCTTTCGGCAATCCAAGCGGGTGATTGGCGATGATGCGAATCTTGTGCGCAGCTTCCCTGCTCTCAAAGGTCGTATCTTTGGTGTGGATATTCACCCCCAAGGCAAGCAACTAGTTGCTGTCAGCAGCTTAAATCATACTGGCGAGTTAAAGGTCTTTTCGTTTGATATCGGTAAGAAAATTCCCGATGATCTGGTGAACATTCTGAATAAACGCGTAGCTTCACGAAGTGCAGAAGAGAAAAAACTAATCGCAGAGAGCCGGACTAAGTCCGTCAAGCTGGTGAGTGAAGTCAAAATTCCGGAGACCGGTCTGTATACGGTCTGTTATCATCCCCAAGGGGATGTGATTGCAACCGCGGGCCAGGATGGGCAGGTTCGATTGTATGAATCTCAAACAGGGAAACTGAAAAAAGCATTTGTGCCCGTTCCTCTACAGACAGACCAGCCAGAACTGGCAGGCAAAAAAGGTGCGGCACCCCAATCGAAGCTGGTGCTGGTCGACGTCAATCAGCAGAAGCTGCCGAAAGAGGAGTTTTCGAATTCCGATCCGCTGGTGAAGCTGGAAATCCAGCCTGCGGCAGCGACCATCGCACAAAAATACGACACGGTCCAGTTTCTGGTGACGGGCCATACGAAATCCGGAGCCAAAACCGATCTCACACGCCTGGCAAAAGTGGTACTCAACAAACAAGATCGTATTCATGTTTCTCCCACTGGTTTAGTACGGGCATTGCAGCCAGGAACAACTGACGTGACCTTCAGTCTGCATGGCGTCAAGGCGACCGCCAAGATTACCGTGGCGGAGTTTCCTGCAGATTACAGTCCTGATTACTGGCGGGATGTCGCGCCGGCATTTACGAAAATGGGTTGTAATTCCGGGCTATGCCATGGGGCTAACAAGGGGAAAGACGGATTTAAGCTCTCCCTGCGCGGGACCGATGATCTGTTTGACTTACGGGCCTTTACCGATGACCTCAAGTCCCGCCGTGTCAATCTGGCATCTCCCGAACAAAGTCTGATTTTACTAAAAGCGATTGCCGAAGTTCCTCATAAAGGAGGACAGGTCGCACTTGCCGGCGATGCGCATTATCAGATTGTCTCGTCCTGGATTAAAGATGGGACGCCATTGAAAAAAGATGCACCGCGCGTCGCCAGTATCAAAGTCACTCCTGAAAACCCGATTGTTCCCCACGCCGGATTACTCCAGCAGTTCCGTGTGTTAGCTACATATGACAATGGCGAAGTTCGTGATGTGACTTCCGATTCATTTATTGATTGCAGCAATATCGAAATTGCCAAAATGTATCATGGCGGGATTGCAGAAGTGCTCAGACGGGGTGAAGCACCACTGCTTGCCCGTTATCAGGGAAAGTATGCCGCGACGACGATCACGGTGATGGGAGATCGTTCCGAGTTTGCCTGGAAGCAGCTTCCCGTTCATAATTACATCGATGAATTGGTTGATCAGAAACTGAAGAAGACCAAAACATTGCCTTCGGATTTGTGTACCGACGCCGAATTCATTCGACGGGTTTACATTGATTTAACCGGCCTGCCTCCCACCATTGATGACGTGAAAGCATTTTTGGCCGACAAGCGGGAGTCAAAACTGAAACGGAATGAATTGATTGATCGTCTGCTGGGCAGCAAAGAATTTGTCGAACATTGGACAAATAAATGGGCAGACCTGTTGCAGGTCAATCGCAAGTACCTGGGGACTGAAGGGGCGAAACTCTTCCGGGACTGGATTCGTAAATCGGTCGCAGAGAATGTGCCTTACGACCAGTTTGCTTACCAGATTCTTTCCGCCAGTGGTTCGAATAAAGAGGTTCCCGCTGCATCGTACTTCAAGATTCATCGAACCCCTGAAGATACGATGGAAAACACGACGCACCTGTTCCTGTCGATCCGTTTCAATTGCAACAAGTGCCATGACCATCCCTTTGAAAAGTGGACTCAGGATCAATATTATGAAACCTCTGCTTTCTTTGCACAATTCGATTTGAAGAATGCACCGGAAAGTAAGGGACGCACAATTGGCGGAACTGCCGTTGAGGGTCGGAAGCCTTTGTTCGAAGTGGTCTTCGACAAAAAAGAAGGCGAAATGATTCATGAAAGAACCGGAGCAAAAGCACCGCCGAAATTCCCCTACCCTGCCGACTTTAAAGCAGAGAAAAAAGATTTGTCGCGACGTGAAACACTGGCCCGCTGGATTACCTCCCGCGATAACCAGTACTTCGCGAAAGCGTATGCAAACCGGGTTTGGGGTTATCTGACCGGAACCGGTTTGATCGAACCGATCGATGACATTCGCGCCGGTAATCCTCCTTCGAACCCGGAGTTGCTGGAACGCTTGACGGCCGATTTCTTATCGCATGACTTTGATATCCGCCACTTAATGCGGGTGATCTGCCAGTCACGGACGTATCAGCTTTCGATTGAGTCCAACAAGTGGAATGAAGACGATACGATTAACTATTCGCACGCGAAAGCGCGTCGCTTGCCTGCAGAGGTCCTGTATGACTCACTCTGCCGTGTGACGGGATCGTTGTCGAATATTCCCGGCGTTCCCGCGGGAACCCGTGCTGCGGAATTGCCTGATGTAGGCTTTAAATTGAAAAGCGATTTCCTGGCTAAGTTTGGTCGTGCTCAACGGGAGAGTCCTTGTGAGTGTGAACGCTCGTCTGGTGTCCAGTTAGGGCCGGTAATGGCTTTGATCAGTGGACCCACAGTCGGGAATGCCATCAGCGATCCAAATAACGCGCTCAACAAACTGGTTCAGGAAGAAAAAGATGATGTCGCACTGATTGATTCTATTTTCCTGCGTGTTCTGAACCGTCCTGCCACTGCAGAAGAGAAGCAGGCGGGCGTCAAACTGATTCAGCAGCAGATCCAGAGCGAGCATCAGGCGTTGACCAAACGTCTGGCGGCTTACGAAAAGAGTTTGCCCGCGAACATCATTCAACAGGAAAACCAGCGCGTCAAAAATATTCAGGATGCACAGCAGGCGGTGGCGACATTCCAGCAGGCAATCGCTCCGCGGGAAGCCTGGTTGAACAACGAACAAAAAGAACGTACCGCCAAATTGCAAAAAGCATTGACGGAATATCAGAAATCGTTGCAAGGCAAAATCGAAGCCTGGGAGAAAGCAGAAGCCACCGGTACCAAGTGGGTTCCACTCAAGCCGGAGACGATGTCTGCGACGAATAAGGCGAATCTGGAACTGCAGAAGGACCTGTCAATTCTGGCAAAAGGACCAAATGGCAAAGGCGATTACCAGATTGTGGCTCATACCAATCTGAAAGGAATTTCCGCTGTCCGTCTGGATGTTCTGACCGATGATTCCCTGCCCCGAAAAGGTCCTGGTCGTTCGGGAGACGGCAACTTCGTCTTGAATGAATTCGAAGTCTATGCCGCTCCTAAATCGAAACCGGATCAGAAAACGAAATTGACGTTGTTCAATGCTCAGGCTGATTTCAGCCAGAATACCTATGATGTGAAAACCGCCATTGATGGTCAGGTTAAACCTCAAGGGAATGGCTGGGCTGTGGCACCACAAACTGGAAAATCGCATAAAGCGAGTTTTGATATTCAGTCGCAGGTTGCCGCTGATGCAGAGGGTACGATTCTAACATTCGTGCTCAAGCAGCAGTTCAGCAGTAATACACATTCGATTGGCCGGTTCCGGCTTTCCGTGTCGAATGGGACAGGACCGACTACGCTGGATAATCATCCTCAGGACATTCTAGCGATCCTGAAGAAGAAATCGGATCAGCGAAATGCGGCTGAGAAAAAGAAACTGCTCGAATACTTTAGCAAAGCCGATAGTCAATTACAGGCAAAGCTGAAAGCGGTTGCTGAAAGTAAAAAGCCGCGTCCGACCGATCCCAAACTGGTGGAATTGCGCAATCATCTGGTAGCGATGCAGGCAATTCGCCCCGTCGATCGGAAACTGACTCGCTTGCGAAATGATGTTCAGCTCAGTGCTGAGCAGGTAAAACAGAATCGTCTTGTTGCAGCTCAGGACTTGACCTGGGCACTCATCAACAGTCCCGCGTTTCTGTTTAATCACTAA
- a CDS encoding DUF1501 domain-containing protein has product MLIIPGQPGKEVCESRSQISRRDLLRVGGSSMMGMGLGSMLQLQEAAANNNEGGGPGWAKAKSVILIFLQGGPSHIDLWDPKENVPDNVKSVFNPISTKLPGVQFTELLPNLAQNNDKFTMIRSMSYTPKGLFNHTAAIYQMLTGYTTDKVSPSGQLEPPSPKDFPNFGSNIIRLQPPNVSMLPFVMLPRPLQESNVVGKAGTAGFLGRAFDPYYLYPPGDDMDMNKMDKISVDDLKLRPDVYTSRLQRRASLRDTINKGMPQLNKAVEDYKLDKYYSRALDLVISGRARDAFALDQESDAMRDKYGRNTFGQSLLLARRLVEAGTRVVEVVWPKVANSNNHSWDVHTGLTNRLKNQSAPMFDQGLASLISDLYDRGTLDETLVVAVGEFGRSPQRGVSTSGNSNSDDGRDHWPYCYTSLMAGAGVKRGYVHGESDKTGSSPRKDPVHPRELLATIYHSFGINPETIVYNHLNQPRELVKAQAVTKLMG; this is encoded by the coding sequence ATGCTAATCATTCCAGGTCAACCCGGCAAGGAAGTGTGTGAGTCTCGCAGTCAAATTTCAAGACGCGATCTATTGAGGGTCGGTGGTTCCAGCATGATGGGAATGGGGCTCGGCTCGATGCTGCAGCTTCAGGAAGCGGCTGCCAACAATAACGAGGGAGGCGGCCCCGGTTGGGCAAAAGCCAAGAGCGTAATTTTGATCTTCCTGCAAGGCGGTCCCAGCCATATCGATTTATGGGACCCCAAGGAAAATGTGCCTGATAACGTGAAGAGCGTATTCAATCCAATTTCCACAAAGCTGCCGGGAGTGCAATTCACCGAACTGCTGCCGAACTTAGCCCAGAACAACGACAAGTTTACGATGATTCGTTCGATGAGCTATACGCCTAAAGGACTCTTCAATCATACTGCTGCGATCTACCAGATGCTCACCGGTTATACGACCGACAAAGTCAGTCCTTCCGGTCAGTTGGAACCGCCCAGTCCCAAGGACTTTCCTAACTTTGGTTCGAACATCATTCGGCTGCAACCTCCCAATGTTTCCATGCTGCCGTTCGTGATGCTGCCCCGCCCGCTGCAGGAAAGTAATGTGGTGGGAAAAGCAGGAACCGCCGGATTCCTGGGACGTGCCTTTGATCCTTATTATCTGTATCCGCCCGGAGATGATATGGATATGAATAAAATGGACAAGATCAGTGTAGACGATCTCAAGTTGCGTCCCGATGTTTACACATCGCGATTACAGCGACGCGCCAGTCTGCGAGACACAATCAACAAAGGCATGCCTCAGTTGAATAAAGCGGTTGAGGATTACAAACTCGACAAATATTATTCACGAGCCCTGGATCTGGTGATTTCCGGGCGTGCCCGTGATGCGTTTGCCCTCGATCAGGAATCGGATGCGATGCGTGACAAATATGGCCGTAACACATTCGGTCAAAGTTTGTTGCTCGCACGTCGCCTGGTGGAAGCGGGCACTCGTGTGGTTGAAGTCGTCTGGCCGAAAGTCGCCAACTCGAATAACCATTCCTGGGACGTACATACCGGTCTCACAAATCGCCTGAAAAATCAGTCGGCTCCCATGTTCGATCAGGGGCTCGCCAGCTTGATTTCCGATCTCTATGATCGGGGCACACTCGATGAAACGCTGGTTGTCGCCGTCGGTGAGTTTGGTAGAAGCCCACAACGGGGTGTGAGTACTTCGGGGAACTCCAACAGTGATGACGGACGTGACCACTGGCCTTACTGTTACACGTCTCTGATGGCAGGTGCGGGTGTCAAGCGAGGTTATGTGCATGGGGAATCGGACAAAACAGGTTCCAGCCCCCGCAAAGATCCGGTTCACCCGCGTGAATTGCTGGCGACGATTTACCATTCGTTTGGCATCAACCCGGAAACGATTGTGTATAACCACCTGAACCAACCTCGCGAGTTGGTCAAAGCCCAGGCGGTGACGAAGCTGATGGGTTAA
- a CDS encoding DNA alkylation repair protein, translated as MAKLLKDHFDRNYLSRLADELRKHEPAFPKRKMLSFVFDTEWEQRELKQRMRHISHAMREYLPADYEVALKILIQAAPQFGGFEAMFFPDFVEVYGLDEWDLSLPALEHFTEYSSSEFAVRPFILQDQKRMMRQMKRWAASKNHHVRRLASEGSRPRLPWAMALPEFKKDPAPTLPLLEKLKADPSEYVRRSVANHLNDISKDHPELVVDIAQKWIKGSPETQWIVKHACRTLLKQGKPEVLALFGYQAPVDVCVRNFEITPTGVAWGKEVQFEFELVSPSGELGLLRVEYAIDFVRQKGAASRKVFKISEGPISQNSRCYSRRHSFKPISTRKYYPGWHQITIIVNGQEMVDGQFELQE; from the coding sequence ATGGCCAAATTGCTCAAAGATCATTTTGATCGCAATTATCTTTCTCGGCTTGCAGACGAGCTTCGCAAACACGAACCGGCGTTTCCCAAACGGAAAATGTTGTCGTTTGTGTTTGATACGGAATGGGAGCAAAGAGAACTCAAGCAGCGGATGCGGCATATTTCCCATGCGATGCGTGAATATTTACCAGCAGATTATGAGGTGGCCCTTAAGATATTAATCCAGGCAGCGCCACAGTTTGGTGGTTTTGAAGCCATGTTCTTTCCTGATTTTGTCGAAGTGTATGGACTGGATGAATGGGATCTGTCCCTGCCCGCTCTGGAACATTTTACAGAATATTCCAGTAGCGAATTTGCGGTGAGACCTTTCATTCTGCAGGATCAGAAGCGGATGATGCGACAGATGAAACGCTGGGCCGCGTCGAAGAATCATCATGTACGCCGATTGGCTTCCGAAGGGAGCCGTCCCCGCTTACCCTGGGCAATGGCTTTGCCGGAATTCAAGAAAGATCCTGCTCCTACCCTGCCCCTGCTTGAGAAGTTGAAAGCGGACCCGAGTGAATATGTCCGGCGGAGTGTGGCGAATCATTTGAATGATATTTCCAAAGATCATCCGGAGCTGGTCGTTGATATCGCACAGAAATGGATCAAGGGGAGCCCCGAAACTCAGTGGATCGTCAAGCATGCTTGTCGCACCCTGTTAAAGCAGGGAAAACCCGAGGTATTGGCCTTGTTTGGCTATCAGGCACCGGTTGATGTTTGTGTACGGAACTTTGAAATTACGCCAACCGGTGTGGCATGGGGCAAAGAAGTCCAGTTTGAGTTTGAACTGGTTTCCCCATCGGGAGAGCTGGGACTGCTACGCGTGGAATATGCGATCGATTTTGTCCGTCAGAAGGGCGCTGCTTCCCGAAAAGTCTTCAAAATCTCGGAAGGTCCTATTTCCCAAAATTCCCGCTGTTATTCCCGGCGTCATTCCTTTAAGCCGATTAGCACGCGAAAGTATTATCCGGGTTGGCACCAGATTACAATCATTGTAAATGGGCAGGAAATGGTCGACGGTCAATTTGAGTTACAGGAGTAA
- a CDS encoding PQQ-binding-like beta-propeller repeat protein, translating to MFTIGAHSQSTQQRRFFIGSLCLGILCSALVTTETLQAQVFAVPVPVGGGAVDAGDTTSSPHKMPGFSISVDEKKLNLLDDYERYIRHQMWEKALTALKELSETKSTSPLLPTKDGFLVDAEQRIFMALVSMPAEGREAFRLFFDGKAKKQFEDLSAQNGLLTSDRITKAKQIYSQYFLTSIGDDVADLLGNDAFERGEFVPAARFWRSILDHHPDTNLSEIDLNVKYALALIRSRQTEQAAATIQVISQQFPGKKIRLGGEDVDPVPYLQALTPRGAETPSAAAPQHHQLANLLQQPLKLPQEKVKPQWQLSYLDKTMVQAIENSRRNYYGRGKSYETFVPPMAVDEKRAYFNFYGVCFGVDLQTGKLVWRTDKFQDLGTHFSNYSFHQSSNPAQYQITVANDIVLATLIPKKEMNHYRARYRLYAYNGATGKQLWTSNVSNESYLSKPLVEGGHVYVVSHLQNNKSLTLNCLSLKTGKKEWSLKLGAAVSTSNSNGREKMPIPLLQKEGDNLLVLTNNGALFEISIPTKSINWVFRYPYKVNQSNTHYYYAAVPEETELHSEGQIFRDQNLVYFKEAGADEVYALNLAEKRLVWKRPIKKSAQIVGLDQKNVYLLSKELEALDRKSHRLNWAVSLPVAAGGLSALVAPEEAWVFTSRGIFEISKTNGDILNIYRGSDKTSLGGAIALRKGLVICVSNQAVTAYPTAKPAKSLPTSGNEKSGP from the coding sequence ATGTTTACTATAGGTGCGCATTCACAATCTACTCAACAGAGACGATTCTTTATCGGGAGTCTCTGTCTGGGAATTCTGTGCTCTGCATTGGTAACAACAGAAACATTACAGGCACAGGTATTCGCGGTTCCGGTTCCTGTCGGCGGGGGAGCCGTTGATGCGGGGGACACTACTTCTTCGCCGCATAAGATGCCGGGCTTCAGCATCTCGGTTGATGAAAAGAAGCTCAATCTGCTTGATGACTATGAACGCTATATTCGCCATCAGATGTGGGAAAAAGCCTTAACCGCACTAAAGGAGCTGTCGGAGACGAAGTCCACATCCCCGCTACTGCCGACGAAAGATGGTTTTCTGGTCGATGCGGAACAGCGTATTTTTATGGCGCTGGTTTCGATGCCTGCTGAAGGACGCGAAGCATTTCGTCTCTTTTTTGATGGTAAGGCAAAAAAACAGTTTGAAGATCTTTCGGCTCAAAATGGTCTGTTGACTTCCGATCGAATCACAAAAGCGAAGCAGATTTATTCGCAATACTTTTTGACATCCATCGGCGATGATGTCGCCGACCTGTTGGGAAACGACGCTTTTGAACGCGGGGAATTTGTTCCAGCGGCTCGTTTCTGGCGATCGATTCTAGATCACCATCCCGATACGAATCTTTCTGAGATCGATTTGAATGTCAAATATGCTTTGGCCTTAATACGGAGCCGACAGACCGAACAGGCGGCTGCAACGATCCAGGTGATTTCGCAGCAGTTCCCTGGTAAAAAAATCAGACTCGGCGGCGAAGACGTTGATCCGGTTCCTTATTTACAAGCATTGACTCCCCGAGGTGCGGAGACTCCATCTGCTGCGGCTCCGCAACATCATCAGCTGGCAAATCTACTCCAACAGCCGTTGAAGCTGCCTCAGGAAAAAGTGAAGCCGCAGTGGCAATTGTCCTATCTGGACAAGACGATGGTTCAAGCGATTGAGAATTCCCGACGAAACTATTATGGCCGCGGTAAATCCTATGAGACCTTTGTGCCTCCCATGGCAGTGGATGAGAAGCGTGCCTACTTCAATTTTTATGGCGTTTGTTTTGGTGTTGATTTGCAGACCGGGAAATTAGTCTGGAGGACAGATAAATTCCAGGATCTGGGAACACATTTTAGCAATTACAGTTTTCATCAGTCTTCGAATCCGGCCCAATACCAGATCACCGTTGCAAATGATATTGTACTGGCGACTTTGATTCCCAAAAAAGAGATGAACCATTATCGGGCACGTTATCGCTTATATGCCTACAATGGGGCAACCGGGAAACAGCTCTGGACCTCCAATGTTTCGAATGAAAGTTATCTTTCAAAGCCTCTGGTAGAGGGAGGCCATGTTTATGTGGTCTCACATCTGCAGAACAATAAATCACTCACGTTAAACTGTCTGTCATTAAAGACGGGGAAAAAAGAGTGGTCTCTCAAACTGGGAGCTGCGGTCTCGACCAGTAATTCCAACGGAAGGGAAAAAATGCCGATTCCCTTGTTACAGAAAGAAGGAGACAACTTACTGGTTCTGACGAACAATGGCGCCTTGTTTGAAATTTCGATTCCCACCAAAAGCATCAACTGGGTTTTTCGATATCCCTATAAAGTGAATCAGTCGAACACGCATTACTATTATGCAGCCGTGCCTGAAGAGACTGAATTACACAGCGAAGGTCAGATATTTCGGGACCAGAATCTGGTTTACTTTAAGGAAGCGGGGGCGGACGAAGTCTATGCGCTGAATCTGGCAGAGAAACGGTTGGTATGGAAGCGTCCGATTAAGAAATCGGCACAGATTGTCGGTCTCGATCAAAAAAATGTGTATCTGTTATCCAAAGAACTGGAAGCCCTGGATCGCAAATCGCATCGATTGAACTGGGCGGTTTCCCTGCCTGTCGCCGCTGGTGGCTTGAGTGCCCTGGTGGCACCAGAAGAGGCCTGGGTGTTTACCAGTCGGGGAATCTTTGAAATTTCTAAGACAAATGGCGACATTTTAAATATCTATCGGGGAAGTGATAAGACTTCTCTGGGAGGGGCGATTGCACTCCGCAAGGGGCTCGTAATTTGCGTATCGAACCAGGCGGTCACCGCCTATCCCACTGCCAAGCCTGCAAAATCTCTTCCGACATCAGGGAATGAGAAATCAGGTCCCTGA
- a CDS encoding SIMPL domain-containing protein — MSGLSNLMQRFFLFSLALIVFGGVSAISVSAAEGEGITVVGVGSVEAKPSVVELTGMVIGQGQLAGDAVTKFHGNRRRAETAFKNLKIPGLVIVEDGMSLYSSLNASQMQAMMQGMAVNNTQSQKLSVSETLKLRLTGIEKLSTQELLETIVRIVDSGKDAGVVIGNDTTPPIPGVYDRSKARNTMATFKVTNVKKLKEAAYQKAIENAKEQAEKLAQLTGVKLGKVTSINGQGSTPRGGSTVVYNYGITQGVTNASEKESDEQPSTLFKPVPISAVVKVTFSIE, encoded by the coding sequence ATGAGTGGTCTATCCAATCTGATGCAACGTTTTTTTCTGTTCTCATTGGCGCTAATCGTCTTTGGGGGAGTGAGTGCGATCTCGGTCTCTGCAGCAGAGGGAGAAGGCATTACGGTAGTCGGAGTCGGAAGCGTGGAAGCCAAACCCTCCGTTGTGGAGCTCACCGGCATGGTGATTGGCCAGGGACAGTTGGCCGGAGATGCGGTTACCAAATTTCATGGGAATCGTCGCCGCGCCGAAACCGCGTTCAAGAATCTGAAGATTCCGGGGCTGGTCATCGTAGAAGATGGCATGTCACTGTATTCTTCACTCAATGCCAGCCAGATGCAGGCCATGATGCAAGGCATGGCTGTGAATAATACGCAGTCTCAGAAGCTTTCTGTTTCGGAAACGCTGAAACTGCGATTGACGGGCATCGAGAAGCTCAGCACGCAGGAATTGCTGGAAACCATTGTTCGTATCGTCGATTCGGGCAAGGATGCGGGTGTCGTGATTGGAAACGATACCACGCCTCCCATTCCTGGAGTTTATGATCGTTCGAAAGCGCGGAATACCATGGCGACTTTTAAAGTCACCAATGTAAAAAAACTGAAAGAAGCCGCCTATCAGAAAGCAATTGAAAACGCCAAAGAACAGGCAGAGAAACTGGCGCAACTGACAGGAGTGAAGCTGGGAAAAGTGACTTCGATTAACGGACAGGGGAGTACTCCCAGAGGGGGATCTACGGTTGTTTATAACTATGGAATTACGCAGGGCGTCACGAATGCCAGTGAGAAGGAGAGTGATGAGCAACCTTCGACCCTGTTTAAGCCAGTTCCCATTTCCGCGGTCGTGAAAGTAACCTTTTCAATCGAGTGA